From the genome of Populus trichocarpa isolate Nisqually-1 chromosome 15, P.trichocarpa_v4.1, whole genome shotgun sequence, one region includes:
- the LOC7474035 gene encoding 60S ribosomal protein L24, producing MVLKTELCRFSGAKIYPGKGIRFIRSDSQVFLFANSKCKRYFHNRLKPSKLTWTAMYRKQHKKDIAAETIKKRRRTTKKPYSRSIVGATLEVIQKKRTEKPEVRDAAREAALREIKERIKKTKDEKKAKKAEVMAKAQKSSKGSLPKGAAPKGPKLGGGGGKR from the exons ATGGTTCTCAA GACTGAACTCTGCCGCTTCAGTGGGGCGAAGATATACCCCGGCAAGGGTATCAGATTTATTCGCTCAGATTCCCAG GTTTTCCTCTTTGCTAATTCTAAATGCAAGAGGTACTTCCACAACAGGCTGAAGCCCTCAAAGCTAACTTGGACAGCTATGTACAGGAAGCAGCACAAGAAG GACATTGCTGCTGAAACTATTAAGAAGAGGCGTCGCACTACAAAAAAACCTTACTCAAGGTCCATTGTAGGTGCTACTTTGGAGGTCATACAGAAGAAGCGAACTGAGAAACCTGAAGTCCGTGATGCTGCAAGAGAGGCTGCACTCCG TGAAATTAAGGAAAGgattaagaaaacaaaggatGAGAAAAAAGCCAAGAAGGCTGAGGTAATGGCCAAGGCACAAAAGAGCAGCAAAGGTAGCCTGCCAAAGGGTGCTGCACCAAAGGGCCCCAAGCTCGGCGGGGGTGGAGGAAAGCGTTGA